CTGAAGGGTCCAACCGGCGTAGTCTCCCGATTCAAAGCCTCCGTTGACCAAACTATCGCTGGCCGACACTGGTCCACAGAATAGAAATACCGCCAACAGGCTCCAAGCAAGTCCTTTGATTTTTTTTTCCACACTCGCCTCCCTCTGGTTAATTAGACCTATCCGAATCCCGCACACAATTCAACTAAGTCATTCGGCGGCACCTGAAAACACAAATTGTCATTGATACTCCAACTAATGAATCCCCTCTGCCTCACAGGGGCCATCCTTGCGTAAAGCCTAACAGGGTTGACCTGGGCAATTAATGGTGCGCCTCGGCAATTGCTTGCCATCTTGCCTAAACGACAATATATTGAACAGCAACCTTCGTTCCAATTTCGCTAGAATTTCCGGCCCACACCCAGGCGGTGGAAATATTTCCGGTGAACTGGTAGCATATTCAACATTAGGTCGAAAGGAATACTTGTCATGCCCCGCATCCCCGTCGTCGACCAGGAAGCTTGCATCGGTTGTGAAGCCTGTGTTCATATTTGCCCGGAAGTCTTTCGCATGGAAGAGCCCGGCGACGATGGCCACCATCACGAGCACAAATCGGTGGTCTACAACCCCTTCGGCGCGCCGGAGTCCAAAATCGAACAGGCCATGGACAGCTGCCCGGTGGCCTGTATTACATGGGAAGACTGACAACAGGCACGAGGCCCAA
Above is a window of Desulfuromonadales bacterium DNA encoding:
- a CDS encoding ferredoxin — translated: MPRIPVVDQEACIGCEACVHICPEVFRMEEPGDDGHHHEHKSVVYNPFGAPESKIEQAMDSCPVACITWED